A genomic segment from Spinacia oleracea cultivar Varoflay chromosome 3, BTI_SOV_V1, whole genome shotgun sequence encodes:
- the LOC130470396 gene encoding uncharacterized protein gives MRNILVCAILFAGGDTVANMYPLVCSVLIQLEVQLLDLWSFSKFSLQMENSETLKDKDGDFSLIHSIHTTTTLYWLLALHFAAEKRRQLVAEETTPKSGQFTFLD, from the exons ATGAGGAATATACTT GTCTGTGCTATTCTCTTTGCAGGAGGTGATACAGTTGCTAATATGTACCCTTTAGTCTGTTCGGTGCTAATACAGTTG gAAGTCCAGCTTCTCGATCTGTGGAGTTTCTCaaaattttctttgcagatg GAAAACAGTGAAACTCTGAAGGATAAGGATGGGGATTTCAGCCTTATACACTCCATTCACACTACTACAACACTATACTGGTTGTTAGCTTTGCACTTTGCAGCTGAAAAAAGAAGGCAACTGGTGGCGGAAGAAACAACACCCAAGAGTGGGCAATTTACTTTCCTGGATTGA
- the LOC130470394 gene encoding uncharacterized protein: MDKDAAEGSRRRLQLDQVVDNELDEDVLGEQCDLCNDEDVDEDEYKDVDEEDVDDECGYEYEIVDDYDEELDAGDDLDEEIFIGNDGALNEGNDEIVGADLDDEFVGEDARGEEVYTSGGEDVGNGIGIGSGLKGNISGVYTTPTRKEDRRSCYSHPCCWNEFF; the protein is encoded by the exons ATGGATAAAGACGCAGCGGAGGGTAGCAGGAGAAGATTACAATTAGACCAG GTTGTTGATAATGAACTGGATGAAGATGTGTTGGGTGAACAATGTGATTTATGTAATGATGAAGATGTAGATGAAGATGAATATAAAGATGTGGATGAAGAAGATGTTGACGATGAATGTGGTTATGAGTatgaaattgttgatgattatGATGAGGAACTGGATGCAGGAGATGATTTGGACGAGGAAATTTTCATAGGTAATGACGGTGCCCTTAATGAGGGTAATGATGAAATTGTTGGTGCTGATTTGGATGATGAGTTTGTTGGAGAAGATGCACGTGGCGAGGAAGTGTACACATCTGGAGGAGAGGATGTAGGAAATGGTATTGGTATAGGAAGTGGTTTAAAAGGAAACATTTCTGGAGTGTATACGACCCCTACGCGCAAGGAGGACAGAAGGTCCTGTTATAGCCACCCCTgttgttggaatgagtttttCTAA